A window from Eubalaena glacialis isolate mEubGla1 chromosome 1, mEubGla1.1.hap2.+ XY, whole genome shotgun sequence encodes these proteins:
- the COL3A1 gene encoding collagen alpha-1(III) chain has translation MTSFVQKGTWLLFALLHPTVILAQQEVVEGGCSHLGQSYADRDVWKPEPCQICVCDSGSVLCDDIICDDQELDCPNPEIPFGECCAVCPQPPTAPTRPPNGHGPQGPKGDPGPPGIPGRNGDPGLPGLPGSPGSPGPPGICESCPTGNQNYSPQYEAYDVKSGVAGGGLTGYPGPAGPPGPPGPPGASGHPGSPGSPGYQGPPGEPGQAGPSGPPGPPGAIGPLGPAGKDGESGRPGRPGERGLPGPPGVKGPAGMPGFPGMKGHRGFDGRNGEKGEQGAPGLKGENGLPGENGSPGAMGPRGPAGERGRPGLPGAAGARGNDGARGSDGQPGPPGPPGTAGFPGSPGAKGEVGPAGSPGSSGSPGQRGEPGPQGHAGAPGLPGPPGNNGSPGGKGEMGPAGIPGAPGLIGARGPPGPSGTNGAPGQRGAAGEPGKNGAKGEPGPRGERGEAGSPGIPGLKGEDGKDGSPGEPGANGLPGAAGERGMPGFRGPTGANGLPGEKGPPGERGGPGPAGPRGVAGEPGRDGLPGGPGLRGMPGSPGGPGSDGKPGPPGSQGESGRPGPPGSPGSRGQPGVMGFPGPKGNDGAPGKNGERGSPGGPGLQGPAGKNGETGPQGPPGPTGPGGDKGDTGPPGPQGLQGLPGTSGPPGENGKPGEPGPKGEAGAPGTPGGKGDSGAPGERGPTGPAGPPGPRGGTGPPGSEGGKGAAGSPGPPGNAGSPGLQGMPGERGGPGGPGPKGDKGEPGSSGVDGAPGKDGPRGPTGPIGPPGPAGQPGDKGESGAPGLPGIAGPRGGPGERGEHGPPGPAGFPGAPGQNGEPGGKGERGAPGEKGEGGPPGVAGPPGSAGPSGSPGAPGVKGERGSPGGPGAAGFPGGRGLPGPPGNNGNPGPPGPSGPPGKDGPTGPAGSNGAPGSPGVSGPKGDAGQPGEKGPPGSQGPPGVPGPLGLAGIAGARGLAGPPGMPGGRGSPGPQGPKGENGKPGASGLNGERGPPGAQGLPGLAGAAGEPGRDGNPGSDGLPGRDGSPGSKGDRGENGSPGPPGAPGHPGPPGPVGAAGKSGDRGETGPAGPSGAPGPVGSRGPPGPQGPRGDKGETGERGANGIKGHRGFPGNPGAPGSPGPSGHQGAVGSPGPAGPRGPAGPSGPPGKDGTSGHPGPIGPPGPRGNRGERGSEGSPGHPGQPGPPGPPGAPGPCCGGGPAAIAGIGGEKSGGFAPYYGDEPMDFKINTDEIMTSLKSVNGQIESLLSPDGSRKNPARNCRDLKFCHPELKSGEYWVDPNQGCKMDAIKVYCNMETGETCINASPLTVPRKNWWTNSAAEKKHVWFGESMDGGFQFSYGNPELPEDVLDVQLAFLRLLSSQASQNITYHCKNSIAYMDHASGNVKKALRLMGSNEGEFKAEGNGKFTYSVLEDGCTKHTGEWGKTVFEYRTRKAVRLPIVDIAPYDIGGPDQEFGVDVGPVCFL, from the exons TTGTTGAAGGAGGATGCTCCCATCTTGGTCAGTCCTACGCGGATAGAGATGTCTGGAAACCAGAACCATGCCAAATATGTGTCTGTGACTCAGGATCTGTTCTTTGTGATGACATAATATGTGATGACCAAGAATTAGACTGTCCCAACCCCGAGATCCCATTTGGAGAATGTTGTGCAGTTTGCCCACAGCCTCCAACAGCT CCCACTCGCCCTCCTAATGGTCATGGACCTCAAGGACCCAAAGGAGATCCA GGTCCTCCTGGTATTCCTGGGAGAAATGGTGATCCTGGTCTTCCAGGCCTGCCAGGTTCCCCTGGTTCTCCGGGCCCTCCTGGAATCTGTGAATCATGCCCTACTGGTAACCAG AACTATTCTCCCCAGTATGAGGCATATGATGTCAAGTCTGGAGTAGCAGGAGGAGGACTCACAGGCTATCCCGGGCCAGCT GGTCCACCCGGCCCACCCGGTCCCCCTGGTGCATCTGGTCATCCTGGTTCCCCT GGTTCTCCAGGATACCAAGGTCCCCCTGGTGAACCTGGGCAAGCTGGTCCTTCA ggTCCTCCAGGACCTCCTGGTGCTATAGGTCCATTAGGTCCTGCCGGAAAGGAT GGGGAATCAGGAAGACCCGGACGACCTGGAGAGCGAGGATTGCCTGGCCCTCCA GGTGTCAAAGGTCCAGCTGGCATGCCTGGATTCCCTGGTATGAAAGGACATAGA GGCTTTGATGGACGAAACGGAGAAAAAGGCGAACAAGGTGCTCCTGGATTAAAG GGTGAAAATGGCCTTCCAGGTGAAAATGGATCTCCTGGAGCGATG GGTCCAAGAGGGCCTGCTGGTGAGAGAGGACGACCAGGACTTCCTGGAGCTGCA GGGGCTCGAGGTAATGATGGAGCTCGAGGAAGTGATGGACAACCA ggtCCCCCTGGTCCCCCTGGAACTGCAGGATTCCCTGGTTCCCCTGGTGCTAAG GGTGAAGTTGGACCTGCGGGATCTCCTGGTTCAAGTGGCTCCCCTGGACAAAGAGGAGAACCTGGACCTCAGGGACATGCTGGTGCTCCAGGTCTTCCT GGCCCTCCTGGGAATAATGGTAGTCCTGGTGGTAAAGGTGAAATG GGTCCTGCTGGCATTCCTGGGGCTCCTGGACTGATAGGAGCCCGCGGTCCTCCAGGACCCTCTGGTACCAATGGTGCTCCCGGGCAGCGAGGTGCTGCA GGTGAACCCGGTAAGAATGGGGCCAAAGGAGAGCCAGGACCACGTGGTGAACGC GGGGAAGCTGGTTCTCCAGGTATTCCAGGACTTAAGGGTGAAGATGGCAAAGACGGTTCTCCTGGAGAACCTGGTGCGAACGGACTTCCCGGAGCTGCAGGAGAAAGG GGTATGCCTGGATTCCGAGGACCTACTGGAGCAAATGGCCTTCCAGGAGAAAAG GGTCCCCCCGGGGAGCGTGGTGGTCCAGGCCCTGCAGGGCCCAGAGGAGTTGCTGGAGAACCTGGCCGAGACGGCCTCCCTGGAGGTCCAGGATTGAGG GGTATGCCCGGTAGTCCTGGAGGACCAGGCAGCGATGGGAAACCAGGGCCTCCC GGAAGTCAAGGAGAAAGTGGTCGACCAGGTCCTCCAGGCTCACCTGGTTCCCGAGGTCAGCCTGGTGTCATGGGTTTCCCTGGTCCTAAAGGAAATGAT GGTGCTCCTGGAAAGAATGGAGAACGTGGTAGTCCTGGAGGTCCTGGCCTTCAG gGTCCTGCTGGAAAGAATGGTGAGACTGGACCTCAGGGTCCCCCAGGACCTACC GGACCAGGTGGTGACAAAGGAGACACAGGACCCCCTGGTCCACAAGGATTACAA GGCTTGCCTGGAACGAGTGGTCCTccaggagaaaatggaaaacctggtgAACCT GGCCCAAAGGGTGAGGCTGGTGCACCTGGAACTCCAGGAGGCAAg GGTGATTCTGGTGCCCCCGGTGAACGAGGACCTACTGGACCTGCAGGGCCCCCCGGGCCTAGAGGGGGAACTGGCCCCCCTGGTTCCGAAGGAGGAAAG GGTGCTGCTGGTTCCCCTGGGCCACCTGGTAATGCTGGTTCACCTGGTCTGCAAGGAATGCCTGGAGAAAGAGGGGGTCCTGGAGGCCCTGGTCCAAAAGGTGACAAG GGTGAGCCCGGCAGTTCAGGTGTCGATGGTGCTCCAGGGAAAGATGGTCCAAGG ggTCCTACTGGTCCCATTGGTCCCCCTGGCCCAGCTGGTCAGCCTGGAGATAAG ggTGAAAGTGGTGCCCCTGGACTTCCGGGTATAGCTGGTCCTCGTGGTGGCCCT GGTGAGAGAGGTGAACATGGGCCACCAGGACCTGCCGGCTTCCCTGGTGCTCCT GGCCAGAACGGTGAGCCTGGTGGTAAAGGTGAAAGAGGCGCTCCTGGTGAGAAAGGTGAAGGAGGCCCTCCTGGAGTTGCAGGGCCCCCCGGAAGTGCTGGGCCTTCC GGTTCCCCTGGTGCCCCAGGTGTCAAAGGCGAACGTGGCAGTCCTGGTGGTCCT GGTGctgctggcttccctggtggtcgtgGTCTTCCTGGTCCTCCTGGCAATAAT GGTAACCCAGGCCCCCCAGGCCCCAGTGGTCCTCCAGGCAAAGATGGCCCCACAGGTCCAGCTGGTAGTAATGgtgctcctggcagccctggggtGTCTGGACCAAAGGGTGATGCTGGCCAACCGGGTGAGAAGGGACCACCTGGCTCCCAGGGCCCTCCG GGAGTTCCAGGCCCACTTGGACTTGCAGGGATTGCTGGAGCACGAGGTCTTGCAGGCCCACCAGGCATGCCAGGTGGTAGGGGCAGCCCCGGCCCACAGGGCCCCAAG GGTGAAAATGGGAAACCAGGAGCTAGTGGTCTCAATGGAGAACGTGGTCCTCCTGGAGCCCAGGGTCTTCCTGGTCTGGCTGGTGCAGCTGGTGAACCTGGAAGAGAT ggAAACCCTGGATCAGATGGTCTGCCAGGCCGAGATGGATCTCCTGGTAGCAAG GGTGACCGTGGTGAAAATGGCTCTCCTGGCCCCCCTGGTGCTCCTGGTCATCCAGGCCCGCCTGGCCCTGTCGGTGCAGCTGGAAAGAGTGGTGACAGAGGAGAAACT ggcCCTGCTGGTCCTTCTGGTGCCCCAGGTCCTGTTGGTTCAAGAGGTCCTcct GGTCCCCAAGGCCCACGTGGTGACAAAGGTGAAACGGGTGAACGTGGTGCTAATGGCATCAAAGGACATCGCGGATTCCCTGGTAACCCAGGTGCCCCAGGTTCCCCG GGTCCCTCTGGTCACCAAGGTGCAGTCGGTAGTCCAGGACCTGCAGGCCCCAGA GGACCTGCTGGACCCAGTGGGCCCCCTGGCAAAGATGGAACAAGTGGACACCCTGGTCCCATCGGACCACCAGGGCCTCGAGGTAACAGAGGCGAAAGAGGATCTGag GGCTCCCCAGGCCACCCAGGACAACCAGGCCCTCCTGGGCCCCCTGGTGCCCCTGGTCCATGCTGTGGTGGTGGGCCTGCTGCCATCGCTGGCATTGGAGGTGAAAAATCTGGCGGTTTTGCCCCATATTATGGAGATGAACCAATGGATTTCAAAATCAACACCGACGAGATTATGACTTCACTCAAATCAGTCAATGGACAAATAGAAAGCCTCCTTAGTCCTGATGGTTCTCGTAAAAACCCTGCTCGGAACTGCAGAGACCTGAAATTCTGCCATCCTGAACTCAAGAGTG GAGAATACTGGGTTGATCCTAACCAAGGTTGCAAGATGGACGCTATTAAAGTATACTGTAACATGGAAACTGGGGAAACGTGCATAAATGCCAGTCCTTTGACTGTTCCACGTAAGAACTGGTGGACAAATTCTGCTGCTGAGAAGAAACATGTTTGGTTTGGAGAATCCATGGATGGTGGTTTTCAG TTTAGCTATGGCAATCCTGAACTTCCTGAAGATGTCCTCGATGTCCAGCTGGCATTCCTCCGACTTCTCTCCAGCCAGGCCTCCCAGAACATCACATATCACTGCAAGAATAGCATTGCATACATGGATCATGCCAGTGGGAATGTGAAGAAAGCCTTGAGGCTGATGGGCTCAAATGAAGGCGAATTCAAGGCTGAAGGAAATGGCAAATTCACCTACTCAGTTCTGGAGGATGGTTGCACC AAACACACTGGGGAATGGGGCAAAACAGTCTTCGAATATCGAACACGCAAGGCCGTCAGACTACCTATTGTAGATATTGCACCCTACGATATTGGTGGTCCTGATCAAGAATTTGGTGTGGACGTTGGCCCTGTTTGCTTTTTATAA